Part of the Limnothrix sp. FACHB-406 genome, TGCCCCTGATTGAATTCTGCTGACTGGATACTTTGGATGCCGCTGATTCTGCCGTTGCTGCCCTTTTCTGCCCTATGGCCCGTTCCTCCCTGCCCGCCTTGACCTTGGCCCTCAGCCGTTGTTTACCGATCGTCCTGCTCAGTAGTCAGGCGATCGCCGTCTTGGCCCAAACGCCTCGCCAGGGAGCGAATGGCTCAGGTTTAGATCAGCCCGTCAATCAGCCCGATCGCGATTCCGATCCGTCCGCCGCCGCATCCACCGCTGAAGTCGTGTTTCCGGACATTCCCCGATCGGGCCCCGATCGCCCCCAACTCCAACCCATCCAAGCGGCCCCCCAGCCCAACCGGCCGCCAGCCACCCCAACAACCCCAGCCCAACCGGCCCCGACTCAACCCTCTGGCCCCAACGCCGCCCCAGTGCCACTTGTGCAACCGGGACAACCGGGACAACCGGGACAACCGGGGCAACCGGGGCAACCCATTCCCGACTGGCCCGAATCCCTCACCGCACCGCCCCCGGAATGGCGGGTCTATCGCCTCTCGTCCTACGACACGATCGCCATTCAGGTGCAAGGTTTCCCCGAACTCAACACCTCCACAATCGTCAATGTTCAGGGGCAAATTTCCGTCCCCCTACTGGGAATCGTCAACGCAGAAGGGCTAACCACCGCCGAACTGCAAAAGTTTCTACAGCAGGGTTACGAACGCTATCTTGTTAACCCGATCGTCACCGTCGGCGTGCTCACCCCCGTGAATCCTGACATTGTGGTCACTGGCGAAGTGGTCAAACCTGGGTTCTATCGAGTCAGCCCCTTTGATACGGTTGTGACCGCCCTGGTGGCCTCCGGCGGAGCCACCGACTGGGCTGATTTACGGGCCATCAAAGTTCGCCGCCAACTGCCCGACGGCTCCACGATCGAGAAAAACGTGAACCTGCTCTCCCTGCTCGTGGAAGGGGCCCCGGAACCACGGATTTATCTGCAAGATGGCGATGCGATCGTGGTGCCTCGGCGCGAATCCGGCATTGATCCGGGCTATGACGCAGACCTGATGGCCCGCAGCAACGTAGCCCGCGCCGCCATTCGGATTCGGATGGTGAACTATGCCGGTCGCGGTGGCCTGGTCACCCTCACCCTGCCCAACGGCAGTACCTTCATTGATGCGCTCAATGGCGTGTCATTGGATACCGCCCGGCTCCGGCGAATTGCCCTCATTCGTTTTGATCCAGAACAGGGCAAACCAGTCACCCGAATTCTGGATGGCAAAGCTGCGTTTATGGGCGATCCAGCCAATAATCCTCCCCTGCGCGATAACGACGTGGTAGTTGTGAACCGCAACCTCATCGCTCGCGTTACCTATGCCTTGAACACCGTGACCCAGCCGTTCCGAGATGTGTTGGGTTTCCTGCTCTTTTTCCAACAGTTGGATGAGGCGGCCACGTCCTTGTTTGGCCCCGGTGGCACGTTTGGAGGACCAGCAGAAACGCAAGAAGAAGGCAGCAGTAGCAATAATAATTAGGGAATGATCGGAGATACAGCCCTTACCTCAATTACTAAGCATAGTCGCCCGTAGGGTGGGCACTGCCCACCAAACCGTTGCTTTATGGCATCTGCAATATGGCGTGCCAATAATTCTAGGTAAAGGCTGTAGTGCCGTAATTGAGTAGTAATGAGTTAGGGAAAATCTTGCAATGTGAGTGATCGTTTACCACAAGTCATCATCTCACAGAGAGTAACTAGCGTTTTAAGCAACAGCGGCAACTCAATTCAGAATAAATTTCTGAAAAATTGGCATGATTTTGGATAAGAATGCAGGCAAGCGATCGAGTGGATATTCCGGCTCGATCGCCCGCCTATTGGTTAGCAATGGTTGAAAAAAACAAGGCAAAACAGTGAGGCAGATCGTGGCAATAATGATGGCAATTATTGATAGTTCACAATCCGAGCAAAGCCGATCGGGTCAAGGCTAGCGCCACCAACCAACACACCGTTAATTTCCGGTTGGGCCATAATTTCATCAATCAACTCGGGCTTGACAGAACCGCCGTATTGAATCGGCAAGTCTTCACCATTGAGTTGATCGCGAATCCAGCCAATCACTCGGTTGGCTTCTTTGGATTCGCAGGTGTCCCCGGTACCGATCGCCCAAATGGGTTCATAGGCAATCACCAGATTGCTGAGGTTCACGCCCACCAACCCCGCCTTCAATTGTTGGGCAATGTGGGTTTGGGTTTCGCCTGCGTCGCGCTGTTGTTTGGTTTCGCCCACACACAAAATCGGGGTTAAGCCGGCCGCTTGGGCCGCCTTCAATCGGCGGTTGACGGTTTCGTCGGTTTCACCAAAATATTGCCGCCGTTCGCTGTGGCCCACCACCACGTAGCGAACACCCAGTTCGGTCAGCATTTCAGCCGAAATTTCGCCGGTATAGGCTCCGTTGGCTTCCCAATGGACGTTTTGCGCGCCGATGCGAATGCGGCTGCCGTGAAGAGCATTGGACAGCACGCTGAGATCCGTGAAGGGAACGCACAGCACAATTTCGCGATCGTCCGGGGTTTCGGCGATTTGCTCAACGAAGGGCTTCAAAAACTCCAGGGTTTCGGCCTGGGTTTTATACATTTTCCAGTTGCCTGCAATGACGGTCTTAGCCAAGGTTCGGGGTTGCCTATTGCGCTAGAAATTTCCTCCTAGAACCTTATCGGGTCGGGCGATCGCGGTCAATTCAGAAGCGAAGGCCAACTGTCATCGATTGCTGGAACCGTTACGGGGCGGACTGGGGCGCGGGCTGGGTCGGTTGCCAGTGGGGGCGGTGGGGTTGGGTGGGGTCGATCGCGCCGGTTCCATGCGTTGTAGGTAAGGGCCAGGATTTTGCGCCACCCAGCCCACGGAGGAGTTATAGCGAACTTCAAACCACAGGCCACGGCTGCGACCGTTGGCGGGGCGGCTGGGAATCGTACCCAGGCGAGTGCCCGCGTTGACCCGTTGCCCGCGCTGGACGGAGGTGGCTCCCAGGTTGGCGTAGCGAGTTTGGCGGCCGCC contains:
- a CDS encoding polysaccharide biosynthesis/export family protein, whose product is MARSSLPALTLALSRCLPIVLLSSQAIAVLAQTPRQGANGSGLDQPVNQPDRDSDPSAAASTAEVVFPDIPRSGPDRPQLQPIQAAPQPNRPPATPTTPAQPAPTQPSGPNAAPVPLVQPGQPGQPGQPGQPGQPIPDWPESLTAPPPEWRVYRLSSYDTIAIQVQGFPELNTSTIVNVQGQISVPLLGIVNAEGLTTAELQKFLQQGYERYLVNPIVTVGVLTPVNPDIVVTGEVVKPGFYRVSPFDTVVTALVASGGATDWADLRAIKVRRQLPDGSTIEKNVNLLSLLVEGAPEPRIYLQDGDAIVVPRRESGIDPGYDADLMARSNVARAAIRIRMVNYAGRGGLVTLTLPNGSTFIDALNGVSLDTARLRRIALIRFDPEQGKPVTRILDGKAAFMGDPANNPPLRDNDVVVVNRNLIARVTYALNTVTQPFRDVLGFLLFFQQLDEAATSLFGPGGTFGGPAETQEEGSSSNNN
- the tpiA gene encoding triose-phosphate isomerase, encoding MAKTVIAGNWKMYKTQAETLEFLKPFVEQIAETPDDREIVLCVPFTDLSVLSNALHGSRIRIGAQNVHWEANGAYTGEISAEMLTELGVRYVVVGHSERRQYFGETDETVNRRLKAAQAAGLTPILCVGETKQQRDAGETQTHIAQQLKAGLVGVNLSNLVIAYEPIWAIGTGDTCESKEANRVIGWIRDQLNGEDLPIQYGGSVKPELIDEIMAQPEINGVLVGGASLDPIGFARIVNYQ